The Bos indicus x Bos taurus breed Angus x Brahman F1 hybrid chromosome 25, Bos_hybrid_MaternalHap_v2.0, whole genome shotgun sequence genome has a window encoding:
- the PRSS36 gene encoding polyserase-2 isoform X4, producing the protein MSQHLLLPLVILAISPIPEAFQDSDCGRPKPSARIVGGSDSQPGTWPWQVSLHHGGGHICGGSLIAPSWVLSAAHCFVTNGTLEPAAEWSVVLGVHSQDGPLDGAHVRAVAAILVPDNYSSVERGADVALLRLASPARLGPSVRPVCLPRASHRFAQGTACWATGWGDVQEEDPLPLPWVLQEVELRLLGEAACQCLYSRPGPFNLTFQLLPGMLCAGYREGRRDTCQGDSGGPLVCKEGGRWFQAGITSFGFGCGRRNRPGVFTAVAPYEAWIREQVSGSEPGPAFPTQSPEAQSGLPEPMNENCTIALPECGRAPRPGAWPWEAQVMVPGSRPCYGALVSESWVLAPASCFPGHISSARPPSDLDYWRVQLPSRPRAEQVARLVPHENASWDDASNLALLQLRAPVNLSAAPRPVCLPHPEHYFLPGSRCRLARWGRGEPAPGASSLLEAELLSAWWCHCLYGRQGASVPPPGEPPQALCPAYQEEEAEGSCWNYSHWSLLCREEGTWFLAGIRDLPSDCLRPRVFYPLQTHGPWISHVTRGAYLEDQLAWDWGPEGEETEAQTCPPHTENGACGLQPEPAPMGVLWPWLAEVHVAGERVCAGVLVAPGWVLAATHCVLRPGSTTVPYIEVYLGRAGASPLPQSHQVSRLVISIRLPRHLGLRPPLALLELSSRVEPSPSALPICLHPGGTPLGASCWVLGWKDPQDRVPVAAAVSILTPRLCHCLYQGLLPPGTLCVLYAEGQEDRCEVTSAPPLLCQTEGGSWVLVGMAVRGSRELFAATGPEEAWISQTVGEAPFLPPSGFPHWLPEGSDLCPPDMARASGSPRAALFLLLLTPLIQG; encoded by the exons ATGTCCCAGCACCTGCTTCTCCCGCTTGTGATCCTTG CCATCAGCCCCATCCCGGAAGCCTTCCAGGACTCAG ACTGCGGTCGCCCCAAGCCCTCTGCCCGAATCGTGGGGGGCTCCGACTCTCAGCCGGGCACCTGGCCGTGGCAGGTGAGCCTGCATCATGGCGGGGGCCACATCTGTGGGGGCTCCCTCATCGCCCCTTCCTGGGTCCTCTCGGCTGCTCACTGTTTCGTGAC GAACGGGACCTTGGAGCCCGCGGCCGAGTGGTCGGTGGTACTGGGCGTGCACTCGCAGGACGGGCCCCTGGACGGCGCGCACGTCCGCGCGGTGGCCGCCATCCTGGTGCCGGACAACTACAGCAGCGTGGAACGGGGCGCCGACGTGGCCCTGCTGCGCCTGGCCTCTCCCGCCAGGTTGGGCCCCTCCGTGCGGCCCGTCTGCCTGCCCCGAGCCTCGCACCGCTTTGCTCAGGGCACCGCCTGCTGGGCCACCGGCTGGGGGGACGTCCAGGAGGAGG ACCCCCTGCCTCTCCCCTGGGTGCTACAAGAAGTAGAGCTGAGGTTGCTGGGAGAGGCTGCCTGTCAGTGTCTCTACAGCCGCCCTGGCCCCTTCAATCTCACTTTCCAGCTATTGCCGGGGATGCTATGTGCCGGCTACCGGGAAGGCCGCAGGGACACCTGCCAG GGAGACTCTGGGGGACCCCTGGTCTGCAAGGAAGGTGGTCGATGGTTCCAGGCAGGAATCACCAGCTTTGGCTTTGGCTGTGGACGGAGGAACCGCCCcggagtcttcactgctgtggcTCCCTATGAGGCATGGATAAGGGAACAGGTGTCAGGCTCAGAGCCTGGGCCTGCCTTCCCCACCCAGTCCCCGGAGGCCCAGTCAGGCCTCCCCGAGCCCATGAATGAGAATTGCACCATTGCCCTGCCAG AGTGTGGAAGAGCCCCAAGGCCAGGGGCCtggccctgggaagcccaggtgatgGTCCCAGGATCCAGACCCTGCTATGGGGCACTGGTGTCTGAAAGCTGGGTCTTGGCACCTGCCAGTTGCTTTCCAGG TCACATCAGCTCAGCGCGCCCGCCCAGCGACCTGGACTACTGGCGCGTGCAACTGCCCTCGCGCCCGCGCGCGGAGCAGGTGGCGCGCCTCGTGCCGCACGAGAACGCCTCGTGGGACGACGCCTCGAACCTGGCGCTGCTGCAGCTGCGTGCGCCCGTGAACCTGAGCGCGGCCCCGCGGCCAGTGTGTCTACCCCACCCAGAACACTATTTCCTGCCAGGGAGCCGCTGCCGCCTGGCTCGCTGGGGCCGCGGGG AACCCGCGCCCGGAGCCAGCTCGCTGCTTGAGGCGGAGCTGTTGAGCGCCTGGTGGTGTCACTGCCTGTACGGCCGCCAGGGGGCGTCAGTGCCGCCGCCAGGAGAGCCTCCGCAGGCGCTCTGCCCCGCCTaccaggaggaggaggcggagggGAGCTGCTGG AACTACTCTCATTGGAGCCTGCTGTGCCGGGAAGAGGGGACCTGGTTCTTGGCTGGAATCAGAGACTTGCCCAGTGACTGCCTGCGTCCCAGAGTTTTCTACCCACTGCAGACCCACGGTCCATGGATCAGCCATGTGACTCGGGGGGCCTACCTGGAGGATCAGCTGGCCTGGGACTGGGGACCTGAgggggaggagactgaggcacaaaCCTGTCCCCCTCACACAGAGAATGGTG CCTGTGGCTTGCAGCCAGAGCCGGCTCCGATGGGGGTCCTGTGGCCCTGGCTGGCAGAGGTGCATGTAGCCGGAGAGCGAGTCTGCGCTGGCGTCCTCGTGGCCCCAGGCTGGGTCCTGGCAGCCACTCACTGTGTCCTCAG GCCGGGCTCTACAACGGTGCCTTATATTGAAGTGTACCTGGGCCGGGCGGgggccagccccctcccccagagccACCAGGTGTCCCGGTTGGTCATCAGCATCCGCTTGCCCCGGCATCTGGGACTGCGGCCCCCCCTGGCCCTCCTGGAGCTGAGCTCCCGAGTGGAGCCCTCCCCATCGGCCTTGCCCATCTGCCTTCACCCTGGGGGTACCCCCCTGGGGGCCAGTTGCTGGGTACTGGGCTGGAAGGACCCCCAGGATAGAG tccctgtggctgctgctgtctCCATCTTGACTCCACGACTCTGTCACTGCCTCTATCAAGGCCTTCTGCCTCCTGGAACTCTGTGTGTCCTGTATGCAGAGGGGCAAGAGGACAGGTGTGAG GTGACCTCAGCCCCTCCGCTCCTGTGCCAGACTGAGGGAGGCTCCTGGGTCCTCGTGGGCATGGCTGTTCGAGGCAGCCGGGAGCTGTTTGCTGCCACTGGCCCTGAAGAGGCCTGGATCTCCCAGACAGTGGGGGAGGCACCTTTTCTACCCCCCAGCGGCTTCCCCCACTGGCTCCCTGAAGGCAGCGACCTCTGTCCCCCTGACATGGCCAGGGCCTCAGGTTCCCCGCGGGCTGCTCTTTTCCTGCTGCTTCTGACCCCCCTGATCCAGGGCTGA